In a single window of the Coffea eugenioides isolate CCC68of chromosome 3, Ceug_1.0, whole genome shotgun sequence genome:
- the LOC113766790 gene encoding uncharacterized protein LOC113766790, whose amino-acid sequence MARYSAMEILLRFTIAVIQPCHENSALQHQAKADAAKSRKRHRNRSNLAATITPRRPKCSHPIRNRARVPGANGNSARTYLSRIDHIPDAPLLVPDAPDCQYCGAKRFNLESPTFYCSKGEISIVAPRMPYALIRLFIGNDEESKHFRKLACTYNNNLAFTAFVAKYDSELTKNTKGVYTFRVQGQVYQFLNGLSQSGDRSSGIQLYIFDTDEELKRRVASCDKLRESTLRLLMDILSENPYARFFKDLRYVPNINNFNIALSCYPSLDQRVYNLHSTSQVAAIWIESDDESLDKQARILTLRLLKQFSIDGYVKIETSRLDFQRKRQNDIRTEILEEVLDSLSVGQTEGSKVGRKVILPASFIGGPQDIRHQYLDAMALVQKYGKPYIFLTMTCNPMWKEIQDNLQFTEKPQDRPGLLSRVFRAKFEMLKSELLDKKIFGEVAACVYVIEFQKGGFPHAHLLLILKPQFKLLNPQSYDRIVSAELPNPHQYPHLYFLVLKHMIHGPCGVMDQTSPCMRNGSCKNHYPKNFCEQTVHVEDSYPCYRMRDNGKKIKVRRYQLDNRWVIPYCPYLLALFDCHMNVEVCSTLKLVKYLYKYVFKGHDLVSFKIVTRESSDDVDEIKEFQQGRWISPHEAFWRIYEFRLNEQFILFKFIFLVIGRLVTVTPKEGEKYYLRLLLNHVRAPTSFDDLLTVNGQKMNCFREAALNLGLLESDTYIEDTLEEAAVFQTPSSLRLLFATVLVHCSPTDPKLLWDKFEQRLCSDYQRSQELYHYSCAEIRNKVLKDISRFLEQMGKNIDDYHLVLDTFRGAYHEQLTKEIDSERNIEVLPEDLLLPFKLNAQQRHAYDLILHAISSSVGQSFFIDGLGGTGKTFLYRSLLATLRSQGHVAIAVATSSVAASVLPGGRTAHSRFKIPLDLSTNKTCQLSKQDSVARLLCESKLILWDEASMAIRETIEAFDHLLRDIIESELPFGGKEESLLMHRAITLPNDMVIPYYEKEESLNRLIESVFLNLLAYSNDPYTMINMCILTPKNSSVDQLNDIMIKRFPENLHVYVSSNKAVD is encoded by the exons ATGGCAAGATATTCTGCAATGGAGATCTTATTAAGATTTACTATTGCAGTTATCCAGCCTTGCCATGAAAATTCAGCTCTGCAACATCAAGCAAAGGCTGATGCTGCCAAAAGCAGAAAAAGACATAGAAATCGCTCTAATCTTGCTGCTACTATTACTCCTCGCAGGCCAAAATGTAGCCATCCTATCCGTAACAGAGCCCGCGTACCAG GGGCAAATGGTAATAGTGCCAGGACATATCTTTCAAGAATTGATCATATTCCCGATGCACCTTTACTCGTTCCTGATGCTCCTGACTGTCAATATTGTGGGGCTAAGAGGTTCAATTTAGAATCTCCTACTTTTTATTGTTCCAAAGGGGAAATCTCTATTGTCGCTCCTCGCATGCCTTATGCTCTCATACGTCTTTTCATAGGAAATGATGAAGAAAGCAAGCATTTTAGAAAATTAGCTTGCACCTATAATAATAACTTGGCTTTCACAGCTTTTGTTGCAAAATATGATTCCGAATTAACAAAGAATACGAAGGGTGTTTATACTTTTCGTGTTCAAGGTCAAGTTTATCAATTTCTGAATGGCTTATCACAATCAGGTGATAGGTCTTCTGGAATTCAGCTATATATTTTTGATACTGATGAGGAGCTCAAAAGAAGAGTAGCTAGCTGTGACAAGTTGCGCGAGAGCACTTTAAGGTTATTGATGGATATTCTTTCTGAGAATCCTTATGCtagatttttcaaagatctcagaTATGTGCCAAATATTAACAACTTCAACATTGCTCTTAGCTGCTATCCAAGTCTAGACCAGCGTGTATATAATCTCCATTCTACTTCCCAAGTTGCTGCAATATGgattgaaagtgatgatgagtCTCTTGATAAACAAGCACGTATTCTG ACACTTAGATTATTAAAGCAATTTTCTATTGATGGGTATGTAAAAATTGAAACTTCTAGGTTGGATTTTCAACGAAAAAGACAGAACGATATTCGTACTGAAATTCTTGAGGAAGTGTTGGATAGTCTTTCAGTAGGCCAGACTGAAGGTTCAAAGGTTGGTCGTAAAGTAATATTACCAGCTTCATTCATAGGCGGACCACAAGATATAAGGCATCAATATCTTGATGCCATGGCCTTGGTTCAAAAGTATGGAAaaccttatatttttcttacgATGACATGTAATCCGATGTGGAAAGAAATTCAAGACAATCTGCAATTTACAGAAAAACCTCAAGATAGACCAGGTCTTTTATCTAGAGTTTTCAGAGCAAAATTTGAAATGCTTAAATCTGAACTTTTAGATAAGAAAATCTTTGGAGAAGTAGCTGCATGTGTTTATGTTATTGAATTCCAAAAAGGAGGATTTCCTCATGCCCATTTGTTATTAATTTTGAAACCACAATTCAAGTTGTTGAATCCTCAATCTTATGATAGGATAGTATCTGCCGAGCTGCCTAATCCTCATCAATATCCTCATCTATACTTTCTTGTTCTTAAACACATGATCCATGGTCCATGCGGAGTTATGGACCAAACTAGCCCATGTATGAGGAATGGTTCATGCAAGAATCATTATCCAAAAAATTTTTGCGAACAAACAGTCCATGTTGAAGACAGTTATCCATGTTATAGGATGAGAGATAATGGTAAAAAGATAAAGGTACGTAGATACCAACTTGACAATAGATGGGTTATTCCATATTGTCCTTATCTATTGGCCCTTTTTGATTGCCACATGAATGTAGAAGTTTGTTCTACTTTGAAGCTAGTgaaatatttatacaaatatgTCTTCAAAGGGCATGATCTTGTTAGTTTTAAGATTGTTACTAGAGAAAGCTCTGATGATGTCGATGAAATAAAAGAATTCCAGCAGGGAAGATGGATTTCACCCCATGAAGCATTTTGGCGAATCTATGAATTTCGACTAAATGAGCAGTTTATTCTCTTCAAGTTCATCTTCCTG GTTATTGGAAGACTAGTAACTGTTACTCCTAAGGAAGGAGAAAAATATTATCTTAGACTGTTGCTAAATCATGTCCGAGCACCTACGTCATTTGATGACCTTTTAACTGTTAATGGTCAGAAAATGAATTGCTTCAGAGAAGCTGCTTTGAACCTTGGTCTATTAGAGTCTGATACATATATAGAAGATACGCTTGAAGAAGCAGCAGTTTTTCAAACGCCATCATCATTGAGATTGTTATTTGCTACTGTTCTTGTTCATTGTTCACCCACCGATCCTAAATTACTCTGGGACAAATTTGAACAACGGCTATGTAGTGATTATCAAAGATCACAAGAACTTTATCACTATTCTTGTGCTgaaatcagaaataaagtctTGAAAGATATCAGCAGATTCCTTGAGCAGATGGGTAAAAATATTGATGATTACCATTTAGTTCTAGATACTTTTAGAGGTGCATATCATGAACAGTTAACAAAAGAAATTGACAGTGAAAGGAATATTGAAGTATTACCAGAAGATCTGCTTTTACCTTTTAAATTGAATGCTCAGCAACGGCATGCTTATGATTTAATTCTACATGCAATTTCTTCTTCTGTTGGCCAAAGTTTCTTTATCGATGGTCTGGGTGGAACTGGTAAAACCTTTCTCTATAGGTCACTTTTAGCTACTTTAAGATCTCAAGGACATGTTGCTATTGCAGTCGCAACATCCAGTGTCGCAGCATCTGTTCTTCCAGGCGGAAGAACAGCACATTCTAGATTTAAAATACCATTGGATTTATCAACAAATAAAACTTGCCAGCTCAGTAAGCAAGATAGTGTTGCAAGACTACTTTGTGAATCAAAACTGATATTGTGGGATGAAGCATCAATGGCCATAAGAGAAACTATTGAAGCCTTTGATCATTTGCTTAGAGACATAATAGAATCTGAGCTACCATTTGGAGGAAAG GAAGAGAGCCTGTTGATGCACAGGGCAATAACCTTACCGAATGACATGGTCATTCCATATTATGAAAAAGAAGAATCTCTAAACAG GTTGATAGAATCTGTATTTCTAAATTTATTGGCTTATTCAAATGATCCTTATACTATGATCAATATGTGCATTCTTACTCCAAAAAACAGCTCAGTTGATCAGCTAAATGATATCATGATAAAAAGATTTCCCGAAAATCTTCATGTTTATGTTAGCTCTAATAAAGCTGTTGATTAG
- the LOC113766791 gene encoding disease resistance protein At4g27190-like: protein MEHAQGQDGYGQTVDCCGMRKSPLSTEEERLRVKAQKTVEEIRNVALIRNIDLNKYPAKQKYKQSTTSKYVLHVYKSNIPVLGAVFGIIEKFQSRIAQDKFAVCRMPVPPPVGQAVAAGHDDAKGFFLYAKHARRHVIDLPHNFEILNNRVVSLCSSWKVLNDDINRQSVTRQKNDNYEACLKEKDRILKHYQERIVNRYKKLVGLESGANREAGNQIPVGELSAASKRWNNRFYIRTFYRLARLDKNVRKFMTEVTELENKITLEHVTSRINPEIVVRQSAKELTHVPSHQAVLDSLVVCLCDADCKRIIIHGEPQVGKTNILRNLNNRLVQCPPGLELDCVIWVTFPTRLPEPEDITTDIQDKILQRLDLAGQKGGSGKKEAISRALREKSYLLLFDGFSPSIELEDIGISEEHEHGKVIIEAKDPYLLKNFKCHKKIELEKLSPQDSRILFDKIIADEKLCEENRDLGDMIVEELGGLPGVITSIARSLKCEQEDCWEGLNQRLKADVNVIDLPELGGVKLAFHIAYDNLKENDRKCVLYAALFPKVFPIPIDILVECWKAEGFLWCPGSSFAAARSEGRTVLNELTMHHLLQKCSKRHVKMPINCRRVALETPFPGEERETSFVKSGVPGHLEEAEWKKARRVSLMQSKSVKLPVNPESKRMSTLFLLLNPELEIIQESFFRYMKTLRVLALNSLGMKLLSTCLSSLTALQSLYLNNCGKLQQLPPGIQKLRKLEVLDIRGTLIRCLPEEISSLVNLICLRFSLGPGACNPSPDRDSLERQTSETFSTAKHLNKLEELTIVLEINNGSIDYFVNRIKAGFSNFENVTQFENVNNRIELLLQRQYQPPRGGEVNFSNSTVPVTHGHDAMTGIEWPRPDNEARYRGGVSGANYLASVKDKGKGTETLKDKSAILQTGEPLEANANNFEENVALEVPLTDQFSNLEQVLQEPPVKQSMPLNNWSPPLDERVQAPFQNYGSASVRLK, encoded by the exons ATAAGAAATGTAGCTTTAATTAGGAATATCGACTTAAATAAGTACCCGGCAaaacaaaaatacaaacaaTCTACAACATCGAAATATGTTCTGCATGTATATAAGAGCAATATACCCGTGCTTGGCGCGGTGTTTGGAATCATTGAAAAATTCCAGTCTAGGATTGCTCAAGATAAGTTTGCAGTTTGCAGGATGCCAGTTCCGCCGCCAGTTGGGCAAGCCGTTGCGGCTGGACACGATGATGCTAAAGGCTTCTTTCTGTACGCAAAGCACGCAAGAAGGCATGTCATAGATTTACCCCACAATTTTGAAATTCTAAATAATCGAGTGGTTAGTCTCTGTTCAAGTTGGAAGGTGCTCAATGACGATATAAATCGTCAATCGGTGACCAGACAGAAAAACGATAATTACGAAGCTTGTCTTAAAGAGAAAGATCGGATATTGAAACATTACCAAGAGAGAATCGTCAACCGATACAAAAAGCTAGTTGGACTTGAATCAGGTGCAAACAGAGAAGCTGGAAACCAAATCCCGGTTGGTGAATTGTCAGCCGCTTCCAAACGTTGGAACAACAGATTTTATATCCGAACATTCTACAGACTTGCAAGGCTCGATAAAAACGTTCGCAAGTTTATGACTGAAGTCACTGAACTCGAAAATAAGATTACACTTGAGCATGTTACTAGTCGGATAAATCCAGAAATTGTTGTAAGACAGAGTGCTAAAGAACTAACTCATGTGCCTTCACATCAAGCGGTCCTTGATAGCCTGGTGGTTTGTTTATGTGACGCAGACTGCAAGAGGATTATCATCCACGGAGAACCACAAGTTGGAAAAACAAATATTTTGAGAAACTTAAATAACCGGTTGGTTCAATGCCCTCCCGGCCTGGAATTGGACTGCGTCATTTGGGTGACCTTTCCAACTCGTCTGCCCGAGCCAGAGGACATCACCACTGACATACAAGACAAAATTCTTCAGCGTCTGGACTTAGCTGGGCAGAAAGGTGGAAGTGGAAAAAAAGAAGCAATATCTAGAGCACTACGTGAGAAATCATATTTGCTGCTTTTTGACGGGTTCTCTCCATCAATTGAGCTTGAGGACATTGGAATCTCTGAAGAACACGAGCACGGGAAAGTCATCATTGAAGCTAAAGACCCATATCTCCTGAAGAATTTTAAATGCCACAAAAAAATCGAATTAGAGAAGCTATCACCCCAAGATTCAAGGATATTGTTTGATAAGATCATTGCTGATGAAAAACTTTGTGAAGAAAATAGAGATCTAGGTGACATGATCGTTGAGGAGCTTGGTGGGCTTCCAGGAGTCATCACATCCATAGCACGATCGCTGAAATGCGAACAAGAAGATTGCTGGGAAGGTTTGAATCAAAGATTGAAAGCAGATGTTAATGTCATTGACCTTCCGGAATTAGGAGGAGTAAAACTGGCTTTTCATATAGCCTATGATAACTTGAAAGAGAATGATCGAAAGTGCGTACTTTATGCAGCATTGTTTCCGAAAGTGTTCCCAATTCCCATAGATATTTTGGTCGAATGTTGGAAAGCTGAAGGATTTCTATGGTGTCCTGGTTCTTCATTTGCTGCTGCACGCAGCGAAGGACGCACTGTACTCAACGAGCTGACAATGCATCATCTCTTGCAGAAATGCTCTAAACGGCATGTCAAGATGCCAATAAACTGCAGGAGAGTTGCACTTGAAACACCTTTCCCTGGGGAGGAACGTGAAACATCATTTGTCAAGTCAGGAGTCCCGGGACACCTAGAAGAGGCCGAATGGAAGAAGGCTAGAAGGGTTTCTTTGATGCAAAGTAAATCAGTAAAGTTACCTGTCAACCCAGAATCTAAGCGCATGTCAACGCTATTTCTGCTACTCAATCCAGAATTGGAAATCATTCAGGAATCATTCTTCAGATATATGAAGACACTTCGAGTTTTGGCACTGAATAGCTTGGGAATGAAATTGTTGTCCACCTGTCTCTCTTCCCTGACAGCGCTTCAGAGTTTATACCTCAACAATTGTGGTAAATTACAACAGCTCCCACCTGGAATACAGAAACTCAGGAAGCTCGAAGTTCTTGATATTCGAGGCACTTTAATCCGCTGTTTACCAGAAGAAATTAGCAGTTTGGTTAATCTGATCTGCTTGAGGTTTTCATTGGGCCCTGGAGCGTGCAATCCCAGTCCGGACCGAGATTCTCTTGAAAGGCAAACATCGGAGACATTTTCCACAGCTAAACACCTTAACAAGCTCGAGGAGTTGACTATTGTCTTAGAAATCAACAACGGAAGCATTGACTACTTTGTTAATCGAATAAAAGCAGGGttctctaattttgaaaatgtAACTCAATTTGAGAATGTAAATAATCGGATTGAGTTACTTCTTCAGAGGCAATATCAACCACCGCGGGGAGGGGAAGTAAACTTTTCGAATTCAACTGTTCCTGTAACTCATGGTCATGATGCAATGACAGGAATCGAGTGGCCGCGACCAGACAACGAG GCCCGGTATAGAGGTGGGGTATCTGGTGCAAATTATCTGGCAAGCGTGAAGGATAAAGGGAAGGGAACTGAAACTCTAAAGGATAAAAGTGCTATTCTGCAGACTGGGGAGCCTTTAGAAgcaaatgcaaataattttgaagaaaacgTTGCCTT GGAGGTGCCGTTGACGGACCAATTTTCTAACCTGGAGCAAGTACTTCAAGAACCGCCGGTGAAGCAGAGCATGCCATTGAATAACTGGTCTCCTCCACTCGATGAGAGAGTGCAAGCTCCATTTCAGAACTATGGCTCTGCCTCTGTGAGGTTAAAATGA